From Pandoraea norimbergensis, the proteins below share one genomic window:
- a CDS encoding Rossmann-fold NAD(P)-binding domain-containing protein: MRIVLFGASGMVGQGALLACLKASDVTEIIVVGRQSLRGYDDPRIKVVVVPDLKTFDASDAVFANVDACFFCIGVTSFRMSEADYRVVTYDLTLHIAQQLVARSPGMAMVYVSGAGADSSERGKTMWARVRGQTENALQRLPFGRVAIFRPAAIVPEDGIQSRTASYRWLYLVFKPVLALVRSVSPSSVLTTRVMGNAMLNVVRRGAPAAILAPADIYRLSLGQT, from the coding sequence ATGCGAATTGTCCTGTTCGGCGCGAGTGGCATGGTCGGTCAAGGCGCATTACTCGCCTGCCTGAAGGCCTCGGACGTCACCGAGATCATCGTCGTCGGAAGGCAATCGCTGCGGGGCTACGACGACCCGCGGATCAAGGTCGTCGTAGTGCCCGATCTGAAGACCTTCGACGCAAGCGACGCTGTGTTTGCAAACGTCGATGCGTGCTTCTTCTGCATCGGCGTCACATCGTTCCGGATGTCGGAAGCCGACTATCGCGTCGTGACGTACGACCTGACACTGCACATCGCTCAGCAATTGGTTGCCCGCAGCCCGGGCATGGCGATGGTGTATGTGTCCGGCGCCGGGGCCGACAGCAGCGAGCGCGGCAAGACGATGTGGGCGCGTGTGCGCGGGCAAACGGAAAACGCGTTGCAACGTCTGCCCTTCGGCCGGGTTGCGATTTTCCGCCCGGCCGCTATCGTTCCGGAAGACGGCATCCAGTCGCGCACCGCCAGCTATCGATGGCTGTACCTCGTGTTCAAGCCGGTGCTGGCGCTGGTGCGCAGCGTCTCGCCGTCGAGCGTGCTGACTACACGCGTGATGGGCAACGCCATGCTCAATGTCGTGCGGCGCGGCGCCCCGGCGGCCATTCTGGCGCCGGCGGATATCTATCGGTTGTCGCTCGGTCAGACGTAA
- a CDS encoding SDR family oxidoreductase, which translates to MSKVWLITGAARGLGRSILEAALEAGGNVLATARNSAQLAELKAQYSAYGDKVATFSLDVTNGAQASDAVAEAVRRFGRLDVLVNNAGYGHIEPFEYTADDDFRAQIETNFFGVVNLTRAAIPVMRSQGGGYIFQVSSVGGRISTPGLAAYQAAKWAVGGFSDVVGKEVAPFGIQLCTLEPGGMRTGWGHEARETLHDLPADYQPSMGEFKALIDAYVGHEVGDPQRIAKLIAQLATRATVPARLVLGSDAWQVLEAEEQTRHASMQLWKPVTLAADFDSAAPVWPTE; encoded by the coding sequence ATGTCCAAAGTCTGGTTGATTACCGGCGCAGCGCGCGGGTTGGGTCGTTCGATTCTCGAAGCGGCACTGGAAGCGGGTGGCAACGTGTTGGCGACGGCACGAAATTCCGCGCAGCTCGCCGAGTTGAAGGCGCAGTACAGCGCGTACGGCGACAAGGTCGCGACGTTCTCACTCGACGTGACGAATGGCGCGCAGGCGAGCGACGCTGTGGCGGAGGCAGTACGCCGTTTCGGGCGGCTCGACGTGCTCGTCAACAATGCGGGTTACGGTCATATCGAGCCATTCGAGTACACCGCAGATGACGACTTTCGTGCGCAGATCGAGACCAACTTCTTTGGTGTCGTGAATCTCACGCGCGCAGCGATTCCCGTCATGCGAAGCCAGGGCGGGGGTTACATTTTTCAAGTATCGTCGGTGGGTGGCCGAATCAGCACGCCGGGGCTTGCGGCCTATCAGGCAGCCAAATGGGCCGTCGGTGGATTCAGCGACGTCGTGGGCAAAGAAGTCGCCCCGTTCGGCATTCAGCTCTGCACGTTGGAACCCGGCGGGATGCGCACCGGCTGGGGCCATGAAGCACGCGAAACGTTGCACGATTTGCCAGCGGATTATCAACCGTCGATGGGCGAGTTCAAGGCGTTGATCGATGCTTATGTCGGGCACGAAGTCGGTGACCCGCAGCGCATCGCGAAACTGATTGCGCAACTCGCCACGCGTGCGACCGTGCCGGCGCGTCTGGTGCTGGGCTCAGACGCCTGGCAAGTGCTTGAAGCCGAGGAGCAGACGCGCCACGCGTCGATGCAACTCTGGAAACCCGTCACGCTGGCCGCCGATTTCGACTCGGCTGCCCCGGTGTGGCCTACGGAGTAA
- a CDS encoding SDR family NAD(P)-dependent oxidoreductase: protein MSQQHWFITGASGGLGLALTEAVLAKGHRVVAAVRRPEAMQSLAAKYPGLLSVEALDVTDIAQVKAVAARHTDIDVLVNNAGGAVIGAMEEMSQSDIDHQLTLNLIAPIHVTRAFLPALRAKQRGTLIYVTSVGGRASFPSGSMYHAAKFGLEGFAESVSQEVAEFGIKTVIIEPGSIKTDFVANIRWTQALPDYQNSVVGKLRQQIKEVGDEQASGDPEKMAAAIYDISQMATPPLRTVLGGDAYAVLEASYTRSLAALQAQKVLAESVMFAGKTGFNPQ, encoded by the coding sequence ATGTCTCAACAACATTGGTTCATCACCGGCGCATCAGGTGGCTTGGGTCTCGCCCTCACGGAAGCCGTGCTCGCGAAAGGCCACCGCGTCGTGGCCGCCGTGCGGCGCCCTGAGGCCATGCAATCACTGGCCGCGAAGTATCCCGGTCTGTTGAGCGTCGAGGCGCTTGACGTCACCGACATCGCACAAGTGAAGGCCGTCGCCGCGCGCCACACCGACATCGATGTGCTGGTGAACAACGCGGGCGGCGCCGTCATCGGCGCAATGGAAGAGATGAGTCAGTCGGATATCGACCATCAGCTCACGTTGAATCTGATCGCGCCGATTCACGTGACCCGCGCTTTCCTTCCCGCGTTGCGCGCCAAGCAACGCGGCACGCTGATCTACGTCACAAGTGTCGGCGGCCGAGCCTCGTTCCCGAGCGGCTCGATGTACCACGCCGCGAAATTCGGCCTCGAAGGCTTTGCCGAATCCGTGAGTCAGGAAGTTGCCGAGTTCGGCATCAAGACGGTCATCATCGAACCCGGCTCGATCAAGACCGATTTCGTTGCGAACATTCGCTGGACGCAAGCACTGCCCGATTATCAGAACAGCGTCGTCGGCAAGCTGCGCCAGCAAATCAAGGAAGTCGGCGACGAGCAAGCGTCGGGTGATCCGGAAAAAATGGCGGCGGCAATCTACGACATCAGCCAGATGGCAACACCGCCGTTGCGCACCGTGCTGGGTGGCGACGCCTATGCCGTGCTCGAAGCGAGCTACACGCGCAGTCTCGCAGCATTGCAAGCGCAGAAGGTACTCGCCGAATCCGTCATGTTCGCCGGCAAGACCGGTTTCAATCCGCAGTAA